One region of Candidatus Methylomirabilota bacterium genomic DNA includes:
- the tenA gene encoding thiaminase II produces MGFTAELWRSIEGIYAAILRHPFLCGLTDGSLPRERFQFYAVQDALYLREYARALSMVAARAPRDKWIILFNEHAAGVLKVERQLHEGFFREWGLTPQAVAATPLAPTNLAYTSYLLALAYAAPFHETVAGLLPCYWIYWEVGKELERAGSPDPLYTRWIGTYASAEFGSLVRSVLDVVDATAAPLTPAELDAMRRHFVITSRYEWMFWEMGYRREPWPI; encoded by the coding sequence ATGGGGTTTACGGCAGAGCTGTGGAGGTCGATCGAGGGCATCTATGCCGCGATCTTGCGCCACCCCTTCCTATGCGGACTCACTGACGGCTCCCTGCCGCGAGAGCGTTTTCAGTTCTACGCAGTTCAGGATGCGCTTTACCTGCGCGAGTATGCCAGGGCGCTGTCGATGGTTGCGGCGCGGGCGCCTCGAGATAAATGGATCATTCTGTTCAACGAGCACGCGGCAGGGGTGCTCAAGGTCGAGCGTCAGCTTCACGAGGGCTTCTTCCGCGAGTGGGGGCTGACCCCGCAGGCGGTGGCCGCGACGCCGCTTGCGCCCACCAACCTCGCCTATACCAGCTATCTCCTGGCGCTGGCCTACGCCGCCCCATTTCACGAGACGGTTGCCGGATTGCTCCCCTGTTACTGGATCTACTGGGAGGTGGGCAAGGAACTAGAACGGGCCGGCTCGCCTGACCCGCTCTATACCCGCTGGATCGGTACGTATGCCTCTGCGGAATTCGGCAGTCTGGTTCGCAGCGTCCTCGATGTTGTCGATGCAACGGCCGCACCGCTCACCCCTGCCGAACTTGACGCCATGCGCCGGCACTTCGTGATCACCAGCCGCTACGAGTGGATGTTCTGGGAGATGGGGTACCGTCGGGAACCTTGGCCGATCTAA